From the Panulirus ornatus isolate Po-2019 chromosome 34, ASM3632096v1, whole genome shotgun sequence genome, the window CATAAGAAAGACCGAACATaagttatatttttctttgtatttgaCAAGTCTGTCTTGTAGATATACCTTGAAATTATATTACCTGGAGAAAGTATAACCCAAAGACCGTATAATCCAGTATACTAATATTGTCTGTTATATCTGAGTGCGAGAAATATATCATAACTGAAATTTCTGTAACTTAGTGATGGTCATAACCTGGGATGACAGAATATATGAAAGCGCTATATCTAATATCTTAAACAAAAACATATATCGCTGTTAAAGGCGAGTATAACAGTATATTGCCTTGAGGTGGCGCTACCGTACTCTGCCTCCTTTGGTTAAATCgcaagtgaaaattcaccttcggcgaggctgcgcTACGGGGTGTACATTCTCGTCGAAGAAATTCTCACTCAGAGAGGGTCATCCCTTCCCTGATACTGATTGAAGCGCGGCTTTGAAGCCGTGCAACCCATGGAGAAGAGGTcattgaaataataataataatgataataataataatactaataataataatgataataataataataatagtaataataacaatggtaatactaatagtaataatgataatgataataaccgaATATAAAATGTATTTATGGTTTTATAGGGAGTTTATCTTAATGTGCTGTAGTTCTGTAGGGGATAAAATAGGATGGAAcaaattagatcgatgtggtatatgaggggcgaATTTGCTGTCCATGGGCTGACCTTAGGAATATGAAACAGTCGAGGGAAAAATCGGCGATAGTCTGTTGGGATCCTGGCTGTGGTTTCCGGGCCGCTGTACACGATAGCTAGATATTGGAAGTTGGCAAATGACGCCATCGTTCGTTTCTTCGTGACGCTACCGTCCTACAACTGATACGTTAAGGTAGAAATATCATGGTATCGTAGAGTATAAACCCCAATATAAGGTTTATGAGTAATAGATCTATATCCCTGTATatgttgggtatatatgtattatatggtaTATATTGATCTCTTGGTTCTTCTTGCAGGCGCAGGAGAAGCGGGCGCCCCCGGCCAGAGGGTTCACTGTGCGGGATCTGCTACAGCTGCATGACCCGCCGCCCCCCACCACACCGTGCCCAGGTAACTCCTGaacccccccgcccgccccaggCTGGGTTCAATTTCTATTCTAAGGGTTCAAGTCTATGGGATGGGTACTTGGAAATCCCCGTTTCGGGTGGGTTTAATCTGTTCCAGAGGTTCATTGGAAAGGAGCAAAAATCGAGCACCCGGCTTCATGGAGGATTCATTCCCAGCTGGGAGTTCAATATGCGGGAGGGCTTCACTGTGCTGATGGGGTTCACTCAGAGGAGGTACCTGAAGCCTCGTTTTGGAAGGGTTCATTGAAGCTTTAAGTGTGGGGATGGGTTGTCTATATGGCAGGGTTCACCCTGCGAGTTCACTCTTGCACGGGTTTACACGAGGGGTTCAGGGAAGGTAAATCTGTGATATATGAGGGATTCTACACCTCTATAAAGGGATACAGCCAGTGTATAAAGTGTTCAGTACCTTAATAAGGGGATGAAACTCTTGTATGTGGGATTTAGTATCTGTAAAAAGGATTCAGCTTTAAAAGAAGGTTCAATGTCATCATAGGGGAATTCGATCTTTTAAGAGAGGTTCAGTACATGAAGGGAGAGATACAGTACTTATTGCAGGTGTTCTTTCTTATCTCAAGGGGATCAGACCATTTTACATGGGGTTTGCTGCGTTACAAAAGAATTCAACAGCTATATGAGGGGTTCAGTACATGTATAGGGGGATTTAGACGTGATGTGGAGGTTCGGAACCTGTTTGAAAGGATTCAATCCTACATGAAGGTTTCAGCATTAGTATAAAAGGGATTCATGTCTTCAGTACCTGTATGTAAAGATTCAGGACTTTTTAGAAAGGGgtccaatacatatataaaaggatTCAGTACTTTTAGAGAACTCGTTACCTTTATAAAGGATCAAGGTACCTGTAGAAGGCATTCCGCATCTATACTAGATGGTTCGGTTTATGTTCAATAACTCAGTACATGTAAGCGACATTCGACATTTTTATAACGGGATCAGGACTTGGAGAAAAACGTTTCATGTATatcaggaggagggggaaatgggAGTATTGACGCGCATATGGGGAAAAAGAGGGATCATTACGTGTCTAAGGAGGGGAAAATGGTTTATAAAGTGtatatggagggggggggaaaggggtttagtatttgtatgaataaaaaaaacctGGATCTTACGGGAATAAGAAGGATTGATGGGGTTTAGTAAGAGCATAAACAGAGAGAAAATGGTTTAGAGGAAAggatacaccgtcgtgctcaagggtcgtcccgtcgtgcttaaaggtcgaccgtcgtgcttaaaggtcgtaccgtcgtgcttaatggtcgtaccgtcgtgcttaaaggtcgtcccgtcgtgctcaaaggttgtaccttcgtgctcaaaggtcgtaccgtcgtgtcctctTCGTTGGCTCTGATCTCCGCGAATACAACCGCACCTGACCAATCTCGCGATCGACATTCGCGCCATCACCGCCACCTCTGAATTCGCTGATATATTCTTCTCTTCTCGTCTGTGATTCGCGATCTATATATACTGCTAACTTCGCGAAGGATAGCTAGCCTAGGAATAAGGTAGACATGATGGCCAATGTATAAAGTCCAGTCCGCTTCATTATCCCATAATAATCGTAGTACTAACTACtatcaataatcataataatgataatgataattataactgaCACTCGTGCTGTTATCGGCAGGTGATCAGGGATAATTCGACTCTCAGTCTACCGTCCATTGCTATAGAATTATCTGATAATTCTTTCcgttcataaatacattaaaggtgttaccggactccgcctgcgcgAGTTTACACTGTgatgaaaaagtcacctttggcaagactgtatcattaagagtaaagtctcgtcaaagaacttcccatttcaaaggagtctacatttccctgctactggaagtagtgcaacaCGCCTTTGACTACAAGAACATTTAGAAATGTTCGGGTTAAAAAACAGGAATCTTTCACAGAAAGTGTACCTGGGGTAATTACAGTGTGCATCAAATATATATTGCGTCCAATATATAAAGATTGGCATAAAAGACTGGGTAActgtatgaaaggaaaagtattatttatgattatattattttAAAACTTTGGAAAAATATCGCTTAAGGATACTATAGAATTTAAATTCTCGGTATTAAAGTGAATCTTGACTTGGATGAAGCTGATATAATAGACGGCAGCATAATGTGAGAATTTACAATTATTTCCTGTATACGACTGGAAATATATGAAAGGGTTGTAAATTGTTTGGATTTGTTGGGCAATATGTAAATTTGTTTACTGATGTGGTgtatatgattcatagtgagggaAGCCATCAAGCCcacacgtcactcccccaacaccaccaccacacccaggcctctccccactaccacatccaggcctctccccaccaccacactcatgtctctccccaccaccacactcacgtctctccccaccaccacactcacgtctctccccaccaccacactcacgtctCTCCCCACTACACCCATACTACCTTACACCTACACCTCTCCCCAACACTCATGCACCTCTACCCACCACACCCTATACATCTCCCCACTACACCCTacacctctctccaccacaccccacacctccccccaccacaccccacagtaTACAATCTAAATAATCAAGACtttatacacccccccccctcacacacacacgaccctcgaaGCAATCTAAACCAATCACCCAGGTTTGTTAAACCCCGACAATAAATGTTAAAACACATCGATACACGTGTGGCTCGTCACCCCGCTTCCCTGCACCCACCCACGTCATCTGAATTGCAGATTTTTCTCCCCGAGTGAGcacgggggagagagggagggaggaggctcccCACCCCACCAGGGAGGCCTCAGTCAGAGCAATTATGCCGTCTGTGAGGTTTATCTGGCACTGACGGATGCCCTGAACGACCTAATGAGGCGAACTAGACTTTATATATTGGCCATCATCGGTAGTTAGGTTAAGTGGGGTGTGAGAGCCAATGATCGActggcggtgatggtggcggtgatgatggtggcggcggcggtggtggtcgtggtgatggtggcggcggcggtggtggtcgtggtgatggtggcggcggtggtgatgatggtggcggtgatggtggcggcggcggtgatgatggtggcggcggcggtgatggtggcggtcatggtggcggcggtggcggtgatggtggcggcggcggtgatggtggcggcggcggcggcggtggtgatggtggcggcgggtttttttttattgtgattgGGATATTTATGCTTGTTTTTAtcagttgatctctctctctctctctctctctctctatatatatatatatatatatatatatatatatatatgtgtgtgtgtgtgtgtgtgtgtgtgtgtgtgaccacagcACTATAGCTAAAGTGGCAGCATAGTCGCTAGAACAACATAGCtatcatgactatatatatatatatatatatatatatatatatatatatatatatatatatatatatatatatatatatatatatatatatattgaccatagcaatataaccacctcTTCCTCAGTGTTCTGACCATGGCTGTAACCTTCGGTAACTCAACACTGAACACTGAGGTATACGACTGTAGGTGTTACTATAAGGAAGCTCTGTTCTCTCAGCCATAGTTACGTTGACCAGCGATGGTCGTTATTATTCCCCctttaaggtcaaaggtcaggtcataatgGCCCAAAGGTGTAGATGTGTTCTCTGAGGGTGGCACTCGttgtgctctcaagggtcgtgccgtcgtgcttaaaggtcgtcctgttgtggtcaagggtcgtggctAATTGTCCGAGGGTTATGCCATGTTTGAGAGTCGTATCAGtttaactcaagggtcgtatcgtcctgcctCAGGAGTCGTACTtgaacgggtcgtaccgtcgtgctcccggaGTCGTAAGGACGTTCTCACGTGTCGTATGTAAACAAACCCGGGCGCCGGTTCAGTTAATCAGACATCCGGATATGAAACATTCATAAAATCCGGAATCCCGTTTCAGAATGCAGGACATTCGGATAAGGAACATTTCCTACTCGGGTAACCGGACATTCGCTAGAGAACAGGACTATACTACAGTCTCCTGTACCGGCCAGGCCTGCTGGAATGCAACCATGAATGTCATATTTGTGTGATGGTCTGGTCTGGGCTGGGGTCAGTCTGGCTCCGTCGGTCCCTCCGCCAATCATCAATCATATGTGCATCTCATTCAATCACATGTGACCAATTAGCATTTACCGTTATTCTAATTCTcttattccatcttttttttcatactggatcgccgtttcccgcgccagGAAGAAATTCCAAATTATCATTTTATGATcactattattaatatttatttcaTTGAATTTGTCATTAACATTTCCGCTGCTTTtgttatcatatttatttatttagttattgtTATTTTGAGCttgatatctacatatatatgtcAATTTGTACATGTTAACATTTAGAAGACCATGTGTGGAATGTGAAATATTCTGAACACGTGAAGGCGTGGTTATAACGAGACGTTGATAACATTATTAATGATCCTAGTGATCAGTAAGCCGGCCAGTCTGCAGCCTAATCAACCAAATTATCAAACCTTCACAAGTACAGTAAAGTTACGCTCATCTGAGGCCATTTCATTCGGTATTATTTGCCGAATATTCCTTTTCCTTACCGAGTAAGTGAAATGTCTAGTCACCAGGTGGTCTTCCTTGATGGTTTAGGAATTTCCTGTCGACTCGGTGTTGAGAGGAGGAAGCTGCACCGTCAGTGCATGAAGCAGATTAAGCTGTGGGATGAGTTAGCGGCGTCATGACCCGACCAGAGGCGGCGCGCGGGAGTCGCCTTAAAAATACCGGGCTAAAGCGCTTCCTGGGTAGCCAACCCTCGGTGAATACTGAGGAGAATGTAAATATTTATTTCATGAGTGTCCATCAAACGTGGAAAAGTTTTAACTGCATGATTTGTGAGCAATTCCACGACCCGAGGTTGACCTGTGACGTTGTGATGTCACGAGGAAAATGTTCCAAGTTGAGGGTCGGTGTCTGACGAAGTCTTCTCTCCTGACAGATGTTGTGGATGACGACGAGGATGGGGCGGAGCCTCTCGGGAGTCCGGCCGTCGATCGTGACCCAAAGAGTACCGTCCAGGCTGCCGCGGACTCCACCGAGCAGGGCGCTGCCGCCCTCGCCCCTCCTGACGAAGACATGGAGGCCCTTGAAGTCGACGACTGCGCCGAAGAGGACGTAGAGGCCACCGGACGCAAAAGGAAGAGACGGATACTCTTCAGCAAAGCCCAGACTTACGAACTGGAGCGTCGGTTCCGCCAGCAGCGGTACCTGTCGGCCCCCGAGAGGGAACATCTGGCCTCTCTGCTGGACCTGACGCCCACGCAGATCAAGATATGGTTCCAGAATCACCGTTACAAGACCAAGAAGATGATCCGAGAGCGAGGGCTCGACGGcgcgctgccgccgccgctgggCACCAGCCTAGGGTCCTTCTCGCAGTCTCTGAGATGCCTGGCGCCCATGGCCGCCCTCAGCCGCACCGACACCACCATGACCTCCCCAGCCCACAGACTGCCGGACTACCTCCTGCCGGGGGACAGACTGCCGGGGCTGGAGTGCCACGCCCCGCCGCTCCTGCCACTGGGGCTGCACCACGCGCAGTTCCCGGGACTCCTGCCCTTCCTGCCCGTTTGTCCCTTCCCGCCTCCGTCCTTACCCGCGTCCTCCCTCCTAGCCCAGGCTGGCAGCCCCCTCCGGACctctctcacctccaccatcacctctcccgccacctcactctcctcttcttcttcttcttcctcctcctcttccacctccccgtTCGTGCCTCCGACGCCGACGTCCGCCGCGGAGGCCGCGACCTTGTGCTCCACCACCAGAACTGCCGGCGAGGCCTCGCAGGAGCTGTCGAGAGTGTTGTCCGTGCCGCGACCAGG encodes:
- the LOC139759851 gene encoding uncharacterized protein, encoding MITAQEKRAPPARGFTVRDLLQLHDPPPPTTPCPDVVDDDEDGAEPLGSPAVDRDPKSTVQAAADSTEQGAAALAPPDEDMEALEVDDCAEEDVEATGRKRKRRILFSKAQTYELERRFRQQRYLSAPEREHLASLLDLTPTQIKIWFQNHRYKTKKMIRERGLDGALPPPLGTSLGSFSQSLRCLAPMAALSRTDTTMTSPAHRLPDYLLPGDRLPGLECHAPPLLPLGLHHAQFPGLLPFLPVCPFPPPSLPASSLLAQAGSPLRTSLTSTITSPATSLSSSSSSSSSSSTSPFVPPTPTSAAEAATLCSTTRTAGEASQELSRVLSVPRPGSLRAEGVCW